In one Alnus glutinosa chromosome 12, dhAlnGlut1.1, whole genome shotgun sequence genomic region, the following are encoded:
- the LOC133851054 gene encoding L-type lectin-domain containing receptor kinase IX.1-like encodes MLLLFFFLILLPTAYSVSFQITRFEPTATDILYLGDAVPSVGAIEMINKYRYVCRVGWAIYAKRVPLWDSDTRKLTNFTTHYSFTINTQGAPHYASGLAFFLAPAGFEIPPNSCAGFLGLFNTTTSADSSRNQIVLVEFDSFPNPEWDPQVEHVGINTNSIASAIYTPWNASSHSGDTADVWITYNASTKNLNVSWKYQTTSNTSENTSLSYKIDLREILAEWVTVGFSATTSQYGERVKIQSWEFSSSLDIKEKNGNNAKKKRLVVGLTVSGGVMIIAGAITTFVILWTWKGKKKGTADTVNVISINDDLERGAGPRRFYYNELASATYNFSNERKLGEGGFGAVYKGYLTDLDMLIAVKKISRGSKQGKKEYITEVKIISRLRHRNLVQLIGWCHDRGEFLLVYVFMPNGSLDAHLFGKRSPLPWVVRYKISHGLASALLYLHEEWEQCVVHRDIKSSNVMLDSSFTVKLGDFGLARLMDHGLGSQTTGLAGTLGYMAPEYISTGRASKESDVYSFGVVALEIATGRRSADRMEEDSDIGLVQWVWNLYGRGDLLLAVDGKLQNDFDEKQVECLIIVGLWCAHPDRSLRPSIRQAIHVLNFEATMPNLPTQMPIPMYHVPTLAVSSVEPSITSSLQHGR; translated from the coding sequence ATGCtgctcctcttcttcttccttatactTCTTCCCACCGCTTATTCAGTTTCTTTCCAAATAACTCGATTTGAACCCACTGCCACCGACATACTGTATCTGGGTGATGCTGTACCTTCTGTTGGAGCCATCGAAATGATCAACAAATATAGATATGTATGCCGAGTAGGTTGGGCCATCTATGCTAAGAGGGTGCCACTCTGGGACTCTGATACGAGAAAGCTCACTAACTTTACTACACATTACTCCTTCACTATCAACACACAAGGCGCTCCCCATTATGCCAGTGGGCTAGCATTCTTCTTGGCTCCTGCTGGGTTTGAAATCCCACCAAATTCATGCGCTGGATTTCTAGGCCTATTCAACACCACAACCAGTGCTGATTCATCTCGGAACCAAATTGTTCTTGTTGAGTTCGACTCATTCCCGAACCCTGAATGGGATCCTCAAGTTGAGCATGTGGGGATTAACACCAACTCAATTGCTTCTGCTATTTACACCCCTTGGAATGCCAGCTCGCACAGTGGAGACACTGCTGATGTATGGATCACCTACAATGCTTCTACCAAGAATTTGAATGTCTCTTGGAAGTACCAAACAACCTCTAATACTTCGGAGAATACCAGTCTTTCTTATAAAATTGATCTCAGGGAAATTCTTGCCGAGTGGGTCACAGTTGGATTTTCAGCCACTACAAGTCAGTATGGAGAGCGAGTTAAAATTCAATCGTGGGAATTCAGTTCAAGTTTAGacattaaggaaaaaaatggaaataatgcAAAAAAGAAGAGATTAGTGGTTGGTTTAACAGTTTCAGGTGGTGTTATGATCATAGCAGGGGCAATTACAACGTTTGTAATATTGTGGACATGGAAGGGAAAGAAGAAGGGAACGGCAGATACTGTGAACGTAATATCGATAAACGACGACCTAGAAAGAGGAGCGGGACCAAGAAGGTTCTATTATAACGAGCTTGCTTCAGCTACCTACAACTTCTCAAATGAGAGGAAGTTGGGTGAAGGAGGGTTTGGTGCCGTTTACAAAGGGTATTTAACTGATTTAGACATGCTAATCGCTGTGAAGAAAATCTCAAGGGGGTCTAAACAGGGGAAGAAAGAATACATCACCGAGGTGAAGATCATTAGCCGGCTGAGGCACCGGAATCTTGTGCAACTCATAGGATGGTGTCATGACAGAGGTGAGTTCCTACTTGTCTACGTGTTTATGCCAAATGGTAGCCTTGATGCTCACCTCTTTGGGAAGAGGAGTCCTCTCCCTTGGGTAGTGAGATACAAGATATCTCATGGGTTGGCCTCCGCGTTGCTCTATCTTCATGAAGAGTGGGAGCAATGTGTGGTGCACAGGGATATCAAATCCAGTAATGTGATGCTAGACTCTAGTTTCACTGTCAAGCTCGGTGACTTTGGGTTAGCTCGGCTTATGGATCACGGCCTAGGTTCTCAAACAACCGGGTTGGCCGGAACTTTAGGATACATGGCTCCAGAATACATAAGCACAGGTAGAGCTAGTAAAGAGTCGGACGTGTATAGCTTTGGGGTGGTTGCATTAGAAATTGCTACTGGAAGAAGGTCAGCTGATCGTATGGAAGAGGATTCTGACATAGGGTTGGTCCAGTGGGTTTGGAATCTTTATGGGAGAGGAGATCTTCTTTTGGCAGTGGATGGGAAGCTGCAAAATGATTTTGACGAAAAGCAAGTGGAGTGCTTGATTATTGTTGGACTTTGGTGTGCTCACCCTGATCGAAGTCTTAGGCCCTCCATTAGGCAAGCAATTCACGTTCTTAATTTTGAAGCAACAATGCCAAATCTTCCAACACAGATGCCTATTCCCATGTATCATGTACCTACACTAGCAGTAAGTTCTGTTGAACCTTCCATAACTTCAAGCCTTCAACATGGTCGTTGA